In Podospora pseudoanserina strain CBS 124.78 chromosome 5, whole genome shotgun sequence, a single window of DNA contains:
- the PRF1 gene encoding peptide chain release factor 1 (BUSCO:EOG09264UVA; EggNog:ENOG503NX0J; COG:O): MATTSATVKGKGVGPDGKDTNPRGIPYAPFVDKVEDYVSSRSDVEPTLRSFQEMVAKYQFMEQNLQRRVAGLRDKMPDIEKTLETVRFLKLRNEGDDEGEGGEIETTFELNDTLYAKAKIGRTEEVYLWLGANVMLSYPIEEAEELLDGKLEAARRSLGNCEEDLDFLREQITTMEVAVARVYNWDVVQKRKEKEEEEKQGKGKEEGTAGG; the protein is encoded by the exons ATGGCTACCACCTCCGCCACGGTGAAAGGGAAAGGCGTAGGCCCAGACGGGAA GgacaccaacccccgagGAATCCCCTACGCGCCCTTTGTCGACAAGGTAGAAGACTACGTCTCCTCCCGTTCAGACGTCGAGCCGACGCTTCGGTCGTTTCAGGAGATGGTAGCAAAGTACCAGTTTATGGAGCAGAACCTGCAGCGGAgggtggcggggttgagggatAAGATGCCCGACATTGAGAAGACGTTGGAGACGGTGAGGTTTTTGAAGTTGAGGAACGAGGGTGatgacgagggggaggggggggaaatCGAGACCACGTTTGAGCTGAATGATACGCTTTACGCCAAGGCAAAGATTgggaggacggaggaggtgtaTTTGTGGTTGGGGGCGAATGTTATGCTGAGTTATCCgattgaggaggcggaggagttgttggatgGGAAGTTGGAGGCtgcgaggaggagtttggggaatTGTGAGGAGGACTTGGATTTCTTGAGGGAGCAGATTACG ACTATGGAGGTTGCGGTGGCTAGGGTTTATAACTGGGATGTGGTGCAGAAacggaaggagaaggaggaggaggagaagcaagggaaagggaaggaggaggggacggcgggggggtga
- the SEC14 gene encoding cytosolic factor, phosphatidylinositol/phosphatidylcholine transfer protein (EggNog:ENOG503NW62; COG:I), producing the protein MAAAAPVPRPLELDPKYDDYDFPTTAAVPLSGHAGYLTAEQQAQVSQLRLMLESEGYTKRLDTLTLLRFLRARKFDVNLSKQMFIECEKWRQETNLDDVVPNWDYPEKEEVFKYYPQYYHKTDKDGRPVYIEQLGNIDLTAMYKITTAERMLTNLAVEYERVADPRLPACSRKSGVLLETCCTVMDLKGVGISKAPQVFNYVKQASVLSQNYYPERLGRLYLINAPWGFSTVWGVVKAWLDPVTVQKIHVLGSGYQKELLAQVPAENLPKQFGGSCECAGGCQFSDMGPWREEQWAKPAKWEKKEGAAAAAPAADATIQNAGADVKEGGAAAAAAAGQGNAALPVDVKADAPAPAAA; encoded by the exons ATGGCTGCCGCCGCGCCTGTCCCCCGCCCCTTGGAGCTCGACCCCAAGTACGATGACTACGACTTCccgaccaccgccgccgtccccCTGAGCGGACATGCTGGCTACCTGACGGCGGAACAACAAGCTCAGGTCTCGCAGCTGCGTCTGATGCTCGAGTCTGAGGGCTACACCAAGCGTCTCGACACGCTCACACTG CTCCGCTTCCTCCGTGCCCGCAAGTTCGATGTCAACCTCTCCAAGCAAAT GTTCATCGAGTGCGAGAAGTGGAGGCAAGAgaccaacctcgacgacgtCGTCCCCAACTGGGACTAccccgagaaggaggaggtcttCAAGTACTACCCCCAGTACTACCACAAGACCGACAAG GATGGCCGGCCCGTCTACATCGAGCAGCTCGGCAACATTGATCTCACAGCCATGTACAAGATCACCACGGCCGAGCGCATGCTGACCAACCTCGCGGTCGAGTACGAGCGCGTCGCCGACCCCCGCCTCCCGGCCTGCTCCCGCAAGTCGggcgtcctcctcgagaCGTGCTGCACTGTCATGGATCTCAAGGGCGTCGGCATCTCCAAGGCGCCCCAGGTGTTCAACTATGTCAAGCAGGCCAGCGTCCTGAGCCAAAACTACTACCCCGAACGCCTCGGTCGTCTGTATCTGATCAACGCTCCTTGGGGCTTCAGCACCGTCTGGGGGGTCGTGAAGGCGTGGCTTGATCCGGTGACGGTGCAGAAGATTCATGTGTTGGGCAGCGGGTACCAGAAGGAGTTGTTGGCGCAGGTTCCTGCCGAGAACCTGCCTAAGCAGTTTGGTGGTTCGTGCGAGTGTGCGGGCGGTTGCCAGTTTAGCGACATGGGTCCTTGGCGCGAGGAGCAGTGGGCCAAGCCGGCCaagtgggagaagaaggagggtgctgctgctgctgctcctgcggcGGATGCCACTATTCAGAATGCTGGTGCGGATGTGAAGGAGggtggcgctgctgctgctgctgctgccgggcAGGGGAATGCGGCTCTTCCGGTGGACGTCAAGGCTGATGCTCCTGCTCCGGCGGCTGCGTAG
- a CDS encoding hypothetical protein (EggNog:ENOG503P36R; COG:S): MDDSIQRKIELQSPDDLRYLITNVRKAATDSINAAFPPVLDDEGNPIPKRKTNHHNPQTDHYEPFDPRKRDRIESLVSQEEDLLRSIAQLKRRVPAATASAYMTATNSQIATDEEMLSAVLQRAREEGLESGKKALEGMGELDRQEVVEGTYTKAVETLGRLKRDMPAVVAKMERARVAGGYVVGKQNK, translated from the exons atggACGACTCCATCCAGCGAAAAATCGAACTCCAATCCCCAGACGACCTCCGGtacctcatcaccaacgtcCGTAAAGCAGCGACCGATAGCATCAACGCCGCTTTCCCCCCCGTCCTCGACGACGAAGggaaccccatccccaagaggaagacga accatcacaacccccaaaccgACCACTACGAACCCTTCGACCCCCGCAAGCGCGACAGGATCGAGTCCCTCGTCTCCCAAGAGGaagacctcctccgctccaTCGCCCAGCTCAAGCGGCGCGTCCCCGCCGCGACCGCATCCGCCTACATGACCGCCACAAACTCCCAGATAGCCACAGACGAGGAGATGCTTTCGGCAGTGCTGCAACgggcgagggaggaagggttggAAAGCGGGAAAAAGGCACTCGAGGGAATGGGCGAGTTGGATAGAcaggaggttgtcgaggggACGTACACCAAGGCGGTGGAGACGCTGGGGAGGCTGAAGAGAGACATGCCCGCTGTTgtggccaagatggagagggcgagggtggcgggTGGGTATGTGGTTGGTAAACAGAACAAgtga
- a CDS encoding hypothetical protein (EggNog:ENOG503P5ZA) — translation MDNMPTSIAIPDQRHRQANRQDGSSPSSYSSSPSTPGHSPKASPRAPQKQKVHARRPSLLSSAFTKQECTTIRIGGEDHEGPMRLVTYLERGQGFVWNPEIFLPSMSDFEYTPLDQRRDPIVEIHISDEEIKKMLPQ, via the exons ATGGACAACATGCCTACCTCGATCGCCATTCCCGACCAGCGCCATCGCCAGGCGAACCGCCAGGATggctcgtcgccgtcgtcgtaCTCTAGCTCCCCGAGCACGCCAGGCCACTCTCCCAAGGCCTCACCTAGGGCTCCTCAGAAGCAAAAGGTGCACGCCAGACGACCCAGCCTTTTGA GCTCTGCTTTCACCAAGCAGGAGTGCACGACCATCCGGATTGGCGGCGAGGATCACGAAGGACCCATGAGACTG GTGACCTACCTCGAGAGGGGACAAGGCTTCGTCTGGAATCCCGAAATCTTCCTGCCATCCATGAGCGATTTTGAATACACCCCGCTCGACCAGCGCCGTGATCCCATCGTCGAGATCCACATCAGTGacgaggagatcaagaagatgcTGCCTCAATAA
- the RPT3 gene encoding 26S proteasome regulatory subunit 6B (COG:O; EggNog:ENOG503NUMF) has protein sequence MGDVLVESAANSVQPHKKSIPSTIPSIENFEGVTTEGNDEYENLKRLQRQLEYIQLQEEYIKDEQSRRGTGAKPFGVRSLKRELVRAQEEIKRIQSVPLVIGQFMEAIDQNTGIVQSSTGSNYVVRILSTLDREKLKPSSSVALHRHSNALVDILPPEADSSIAMLGADEKPDVTYADVGGLDMQKQEIREAVELPLTHFDLYKQIGIDPPRGVLLYGPPGTGKTMLVKAVANSTTANFIRVVGSEFVQKYLGEGPRMVRDVFRMARENAPAIIFIDEIDAIATKRFDAQTGADREVQRILLELLNQMDGFDQTANVKVIMATNRADTLDPALLRPGRLDRKIEFPNLRDRRERRLIFTTIAGKMSLAPEVDLDSLITRNDPLSGAVIAAIMQEAGLRAVRKNRYNIIQSDLEDAYSSQVKGTTDENKFDFYK, from the exons ATGGGTGACGTCCTGGTCGAAAGCGCTGCCAACAGCGTCCAGCCTCACAAGAAGagcatcccctccaccatccctAGCATCGAGAACTTCGAGGGCGTAACGACAGAGGGCAACGATGAGTACGAGAACCTCAAGCGGCTGCAACGGCAGCTGGAGTACATTCAGCTGCAGGAGGAGTACATCAAGGACGAGCAAAG TCGACGTGGGACAGGAGCTAAACCTTTTGGTGTTAGGAGTCTGAAGCGTGAGTTGGTGCGGGCacaggaggagatcaagcgCATCCAGAGCGTCCCCCTGGTCATCGGCCAGTTCATGGAGGCCATTGACCAAAA CACTGGCATCGTTCAGTCCTCCACCGGCAGCAACTACGTCGTCCGCATCCTGTCCACCCTCGACCGCGAGAAGCtcaagccctcctcctcggtcgcCCTCCATCGCCACTCCAATGCCCTCgtcgacatcctcccccccgaaGCCGACTCCTCCATCGCCATGCTCGGCGCCGACGAAAAGCCCGACGTGACCTACGCCGACGTTGGTGGTCTCGACATGCAAAAGCAGGAAATCCGCGAGGCCGTCGAGCTCCCTCTCACCCATTTCGACCTCTACAAGCAAATCGGCATCGACCCTCCCCGCGGTGTTCTCCTCTACGGCCCCCCCGGTACCGGCAAGACGATGCTTGTCAAGGCCGTCGCCAACTCGACCACGGCCAATTTCATCCGCGTGGTCGGGTCCGAGTTCGTCCAGAAATATCTCGGTGAAGGCCCCCGCATGGTCCGCGACGTCTTCCGCATGGCTCGCGAGAACGCCccggccatcatcttcatcgacGAAATCGACGCCATCGCCACGAAGCGTTTCGATGCTCAGACCGGTGCCGATCGGGAAGTCCAGCGTATCCTGCTCGAACTCCTCAACCAAATGGATGGTTTCGACCAGACGGCCAACGTCAAGGTCATCATGGCCACCAACCGAGCCGACACGCTTGATCCTGCCCTTCTCCGTCCCGGCCGGCTCGATCGCAAGATTGAGTTCCCCAACCTTCGTGATCGCCGTGAGAGGAGACTGATCTTTACGACGATTGCGGGCAAGATGAGCTTGGCGCCAGAGGTTGACTTGGATAGTTTGATTACGAGGAACGATCCGCTGAGCGGCGCCGTGATTGCGGCGATTATGCAGGAGGCGGGGCTGAGGGCGGTGAGAAAGAATAGGTACAACATTATTCAGAGCGATTTGGAGGATGCGTATAGCAGCCAGGTGAAGGGGACGACGGATGAGAACAAGTTTGATTTTTACAAATAA
- a CDS encoding hypothetical protein (COG:E; COG:U; EggNog:ENOG503P2I0), with product MTSILCLAHYCDLHGPTPLMVTEGLPVPCNVCYDDELHDRPGSGPDRPRSSVPMPGGESTQATTAVTEALRRMNFADARRSSSLPAAEQEAQTHRAALRRAAQVAASSLSGGLGGSAVETPPQSPQLPPEGAPPNSKQQQHQQQQQQSKPWQDSSFRKTYDDYVTRRAGPCDNCALTLPKLQPGSGGVGADSRPERGPTLRSKAPCARVYNTTSPPTSQSSSSTASEDESSNPTLRPTHRRTPTAASVASRSSESSSVANMNSHTHYLEYISTHEPLAPSSFSIVRASCLRTLSLETLPRAPQTSPTNPSAMSTPCASPITPAFVTTHSVGNAVSGGPIFFGDPAAGYTTAYIFRIPDVHARGHKRVYAFLALSTHRERLAMKTFGYVASAFRDMATWIQALAEAEAERALAESTGGSNASSPIMPGPGYGSFAMGEPPPQQQQQQQQGNNNERSSFLTGGMGGLSRRMGSGFAGAGEGWR from the exons ATGACGTCGATA CTGTGTCTGGCCCACTACTGTGATCTTCACGGGCCCACGCCCCTGATGGTCACCGAGGGGCTGCCGGTCCCCTGCAACGTATGCTATGACGATGAGCTGCATGACCGTCCCGGGTCAGGCCCCGACCGGCCGCGCTCCAGCGTTCCGATGCCGGGAGGAGAGTCAACgcaagccaccaccgctgtcACGGAGGCGCTTCGACGAATGAACTTTGCAGACGCCCGGCGGAGCTCGTCACTTCCTGCAGCCGAACAAGAGGCTCAAACCCACAGGGCCGCCCTACGACGTGCCGCGCAGGTAGCAGCATCATCTTTATCTGGCGGTCTCGGCGGTTCGGCGGTggaaacaccaccacagagCCCACAACTACCACCAGAAGGAGCACCACCCAACTcaaaacagcaacagcatcagcagcagcagcagcagtccaAACCATGGCAAGACTCGTCCTTCCGCAAGACATATGATGATTATGTGACCCGCCGAGCCGGGCCGTGTGACAACTGCGCCTTGACTCTACCAAAACTTCAACCCGGAAGCGGCGGCGTCGGGGCGGACTCCCGACCCGAACGCGGTCCTACTTTGCGCTCCAAGGCGCCTTGCGCAAGAGTGTacaacaccacctcaccaccaacatcacagtcttcttcttctaccGCATCCGAGGATGagtcctccaacccaacactTCGACCAACCCACCGCCGCACGCCCACCGCAGCGTCGGTCGCCTCCCGCTCGAGCGAAAGCAGCTCGGTGGCTAACATGAACTCACACACTCACTACCTAGAGTACATCTCCACCCACGAACCCCTGGCCCCCTCATCCTTTTCCATCGTCCGGGCTTCTTGTCTGCGGACATTGTCGCTAGAAACTCTACCTAGAGCGCCACAAACCTCACCTACCAACCCGTCAGCCATGTCCACCCCTTGCGCCTCACCCATCACACCCGCCTTTGTGACCACCCACAGCGTAGGCAACGCCGTATCAGGCGGCCCCATCTTCTTTGGCGACCCGGCAGCGGGTTACACCACGGCCTACATTTTCCGCATCCCAGATGTGCACGCCCGCGGCCATAAGCGGGTGTACGCCTTTTTAGCCTTGTCGACCCACCGCGAACGCCTCGCCATGAAAACTTTTGGGTATGTCGCCTCAGCCTTTAGGGACATGGCAACCTGGATCCAAGCCCTCGCCGAAGCGGAAGCCGAGCGCGCCCTTGCCGAATCGACGGGCGGTAGCAACGCCTCGAGTCCGATAATGCCTGGCCCGGGGTATGGGAGTTTTGCTATGGgcgaaccaccaccacagcagcagcagcagcagcaacagggtAATAATAATGAGAGGAGTAGTTTTCTAACGGGGGGCATGGGGGGTTTGTCGAGACGTATGGGCAGTGGGTttgcgggggcgggggaggggtggcgtTGA